The following coding sequences lie in one Lolium perenne isolate Kyuss_39 chromosome 2, Kyuss_2.0, whole genome shotgun sequence genomic window:
- the LOC127330945 gene encoding uncharacterized protein: MAMRSLLRKGPALARALGSPAFHAPSPTPTLRPRSPTFQAVQPAAGSRSLSQGQGAAAEEMGEIRRRFGEVVRAGIEEDDRTRKKLKMIMWASNAIIILSVTSSLHMLNNF, encoded by the exons ATGGCGATGCGGTCCCTGCTCCGCAAAGGCCCCGCCCTCGCCCGCGCTCTCGGGTCGCCGGCGTTCCACGCGCCTTCGCCGACGCCGACGCTCCGTCCCAGATCCCCGACGTTCCAGGCGGTGCAACCGGCGGCGGGGTCTCGATCCCTGTCGCAGGGTCAAGGCGCAGCGGCG GAGGAGATGGGAGAAATACGGCGTCGGTTTGGTGAAGTGGTCAG AGCTGGCATTGAGGAGGATGATAGGACTAGGAAGAAACTTAAGATGATCATGTGGGCATCCAATGCTATTATTATCCTCAGCGTGACCTCAAGTCTTCACATGCTCAACAATTTCTAG